The Aspergillus luchuensis IFO 4308 DNA, chromosome 6, nearly complete sequence genome segment AAGCTTCGCCGTATGAGCCATCGTCCGCAAACACCCTCGAGTAATCCCATCCCCACGTCTCATCGAATGGATGGAATATTTCCGGTAGATCCAGAAGGTTCACAGAAGTTCTCGGGCTGGGATGTACCACAATCGTCTCGAGAAGGGGACAACACCGGTTCGATTTCAGGTCTTTGTGCAGGCATGGCAGATGAGGTTGCTCGTTGAATTGGTTCGCAAAATTGGCCAGCCGACTCTGGTTGCTAGGTTCACGCAAGTCGCCTGGGAATACGAGCAGCCTCCATGCTCCATTACTGGTCAACCTGCTAACCAGCTGCATGCTGATCCCGTCGGCCTGGCCCACGACTGGATACGATGACAGGCGCATACCGATCTTGATATTCTTTGCGACCGATGTATCCGCCTTCTTTCCGGTGATTAAATCATTCGAGCCATATGTCACCCCCGTTCCAGTCATGAAGTCGATGTATTGGCCACGGACGCGCTCGACACCTTCGGTGACGCTCGTGTCTTGTTCGTACGCTTTAACTAACTCGGTATCCAGCTTCAGCAGCTCTTCGCCAACTGGTCGTCGTTCCAATTCGTATGTATCGAGTATACTCGGAGAAGCTTCCCCTGTGATAACGGAGCATAGCTTCCATGTTAGGTTGTATGTATCCTGCATCGACACGTTCAGACCCTGACCTCCTTTCGGTGAGTGCGTATGCGCTGCGTCGCCGGCCAGGAAGATCCTGTTGTTGTTAGCGTATGCTTGGGTCGACCAAAGAGTTCACCAACCTGTCATGTGGCCTATACGTTTCCACTAAACGTTGACCTATCTATCCCCAGTCAGCTATGGCCACCTGCCTCCATTTAATACTCACCTTGTAGATAGACCACCAGTCGCAGTGCTTATAGGTCAAAGAGTAGGGCTTCATGACTTTCGCCATGGCTCCCACAATCTCATCAAGTGATACTTCCGATCGGTCTTTGCCCTCCACACTCAGCCTCCCATCGCCTTTGGGATAGATGTAAAAGCGAACCAGCCGATTCTCCCTGGGTGCGGTCATGATGCTGCCACGGTCCCCGGCATGTATAGCACAGGACTGACGAATGTCCGCTAAAGCCTGTCAGTCAAGCATACATTTTCACCAACTGACTAAACTTACGGAAATCAGTGATCGGGGCGATATCCACAACGCCCCAAGTGGTATCTCCAGAACACACCCGCATCGGTACCTGCAGCTGCTCTCTGGTCCAGCTCCTCGCACCGTCGCAACCGATAACATACCGCGCGCGAATGGTCTCAACATCACTGCAATGCCCATTGGCCCCTATAACATCATCCAAGTCAGCATGCAACCACCATCAAAACCAAGAATAACCATACCATTCTGGCCAACCCTCttcaccccaacaacaaccggatactcatcctccccttcctctagCAGCTCCAACGTCTCCGCTTGTTTCCCatactccacctccaccctcccctcctgctCTAACCCCAAATAATCCAGAATAATCTGCTCAATGATCCCCTGATTCAGCAACACCATATTGTATCTCGACTTATCCGTCTGAGCCGAGTCCATCTTGTGCCTCGTTATCCCGCTCGTATGCTTATCATAGCCCTACGCAGCGCTCGAATTAGTGCTGTGCTCATTTTCCCCAAAAGGATCTGAACTGGAGATAAAGCTGAATGcgatatagtatataaaattaatagtttatttaCCCAGAAACACATCTCCGCATGTTGCACACCTTTCCGTATTATCGGATCAACTACCCCGAAACTCTCGAGGATCTCGAGTGTTCGGCTCTGTATCCCGTCTGCGTGTCCGGTCGCTGTTCGGCTGGGGTACTTGTCGATGATTCGCGTTGTCATGTTCGTGTATTGTGAGGCCCAGCAGGCCGCCATGAGGCCGGCTGGGCCGGCGCCTATGATCAGGAGGTCTGtcgtggagggagaggagtagGGTGCCATTGCTAATGGGTGTCGTGTCATGCCATTGGGTAGGTgggaaataatatattatatgtagATCCTGGAGTATCCTGTACAACGAATGAAAAATGTGATATTTCTTACGCTATATTGCAAGTCTATCGCAGGCAATTACTGCGTTCCTGATGGCTTCTGATAAAGTACAGAAGTGGCGTCACAATTGAGTTTGGGCGTTTGGTTAAGGTAACTACCACATCGAGACGTCATGGATCGTCACTGTGGATGACTCTCTGTCGCCAAACTTCTTGATCATACTTGCTCTATTCCGGCTGCTTATCCTGAATATAGTTTCTATTGTGGATCGCCGGATTATTGTACATGTTGTAATTGATCGCCGTGTTCTCCGGGTGACATTGGCGCTGGGTTGAAAGTGCTACCCAAATAGGCAACCGAAAGACCGGATTTATTTTCCACCTCGACATGCTATTATATCATTGGGGAGTTAAAACCTATATAACGTTAGATCATGGCAAAAATCTCAAAAATGCCAACCGCTTCGATTTAAGTCATAAACTCACCGATCCCACGTGGTCCGATCGGAGTCGTGACCCTCGGGTATAAGTCACCGGTCGCATAGTTAGCGATTCGGGTACACAGAGAAGTTGAAATGCGGCGCTAATGAAACGATGGCAACAAAACAAGAATTTTAACACGAAAATTTACGCGTCTGGGGTATCAACACCAAGCACATCATACACAGTATGTGCCATATCAGCTCTCAACGACATCACGCGAACCGCACTATCAGCCCGACGATAAGCCCGACGAGAGCCCCAATGAGGATCCCACCAGCCATATATAACAGCGAACGGCGCCACGACCAGTTCACCCAGTGTAACTCGGTCGGTAACTGATAGCCTGGGTTCATGGGCGCGTCGGATTCAAGGGTTGGTCCTTTGGCGTAGCTGTCGGGCTGAGCGGAAGTCATGATTTTGTTCGGAGAATGTCCTTCGTCAAGGCTGTCAGTACTCGAGGAGTTCAGATATCCCCGGGGCTAATATACGTACAGCACTAGCATGCGATTGTTGTCTTAACGGTAATCACCAAGAGAAGATGCCGACAGCGGGCCTCCTTCACTTTTGTAGTCAAACCAACCACCCGCATCTGCACCATTTCCGTATGACTTTGTCCTCCATCCAAACAGGCCATACAGAATGTAATGTGGGGTGGGTTGAGTTGTGAGCCTACAGACGTGCTGTCTTCCTTGGCCTCTTGGCATCGCATCTCTCATGAGTGCCCTACGGGAATTTTGACTTCGACGGTTCTTTGAACCCGTCGTTGTAGACGCCCGGCTGTGGGTCATATCGAGTTCGTCGGTGGATGGTGGGAATGGGATCATACACTAAGGATGGGTCCCGCAGAGGTTCATATGGATCTGCGTTCTCATTTGTAGTCAATGCAGGTAATGTCTCGGAGGACAAGAGACCGGGCAGTCATAGCAGGACATATTAGAGGCGCCGGTTCAGGGCCCATCCCCTGCTGCCAAGCGTATAGATAGAGATGGTAAAAGCCAAGGGTGTCCTAGCAGTTTCTGTCAGTTGACAATGCGCATGGTCGGAATATTGCGTGTGCCAAGGAGTAGCGCCCGGCCACTTTGCGGAGATCAATATAAAAAGTTCCTAGTGTCGATGTCTGGGGGCTCGGTTAGTACTAGGCCTGATGCTATGCTGATTTTGAAAGTAATGGTGGCTGATATTGTCAGAAGGCATCATAAGAACTAAGTGATATCTCACTATCACGGTCGTCTTAACTCCTAATCGTAGATCAATTCCGACGCCACAGTTGGGTAAGAACACTGTTCGACAAACTGCAGTCCACTAGAACCAAGACCACACATCCTTGATATCTCTGTTGTAGAAAATAACAGCCCATTTTGGTGGACCCGGCCAAGAAACCGTGGCAATTTGGAAAAGTCACCTTGGCCTCTTGGTCGACTTCGCGCAGCCCCACGGCAAGGAGACTGAACATCTCGCCGAGTCGGAAGCAACAAGGACTGTTGTTAGAATACACACAAACATCGAGAGCAATGGTGCAGTCAACTGAGAGCCCGAGTAACCCAACCACGCCGCTTCGCCGAATTCGCGTGGCTTGCAAGGAATGTACTGCCCGACGCCTCAATCGCAGATCGGCCACCCCCAAATAGTAGATAGCGGGCCGAAGAGCCAGTAAACTTACGGGGTGCATTTGCTATGCCATCTCGAGGGATAGCAGGCCAACTTATCCGGGTTTCTTTTCCGACGTCATACCCCCAGAAAACCCCATATTGAATCTCCAGAGAAAAgcctcccccctcatcctgcTTGGTATCTTCCTCATTGACTCTGCGATTGGCAGCGAGGCCTTAGCCTAGCAAGCGGGGTTTACCAACCGTGCTGCCGTGAGAAGGGCACATTATGTCCGAGCAAAGGCATCGTACGATGCGGATTCTGAAAAGGATTCCACAGTCCTTGCGGCGGCCTTGCTCCTACTCAGAATCTGGTGGACAGACCCCGAGATCCAGACAAATTCCTGTTACTGGGTAGAGTGTGCAGCAATGTTGGCTCATTAGATGGGAATGCATTTGCTGTACGTTGCGTCAACCCTATCGTTTGGCGGCTATATTGACATTGTGTCAGCACATCCCCGTACGCGATGGGTCACTCGATTAAATCCCCGCGAAAGCGAATCTGGTGGTCGATTCATGTAAGTCACTTCAACTCTTATCTGTGATACATATGTACTAAGTGAACCATGTCCGTGATTCACAGGACGTCTGCAGCTTTCGAACAGCCGTGTCGCTCACGAGATGAGGACTGTGATGTAGACCCGCCGACTGAGGACGACTTCAGTTTTAACCGTGGGTATTAGGTATGGCCAGACACTTACACATCTCCAGCAGGGCTTTCATATTCATCAGCCAATTAAGCCACAGCAGGCCCGCGCCCGAGAAAATCCAAACAGAAGTATTGCCCAGAAGGCTCGAAAATGGGAACCTAAGTTGTCGGACCAGATGCAGCACTGGCCTCAGAGGGTTCAGTCGTCTTTGACATGCAGCGATAGGTGCAATGTCGAGCATTAGATATGTGTATAGTGCTTATGTGACAAGCAGATACCTCTGACGTGGAATATTTAGCATATACTCATGGTCGCCACATGTTCTTCAGGATGTTTGGGCCGCCATGCTCGAGGACAAGGCATGGTTGGACAACGTTACTAACAGAAAGCCCAGACTTATGGCGGAGAACTATCGCATTGCTACATCCTTCTTTCCTGAGCATGGCATTCGGGTTTGCGAGTCGTTTGTATTCTTTGAGAACCCCCCAAAATATTAATCATGCTGATACATGGAAAGCAATACcggcttgtttgtttgagTTAACCTTCGCCATCTACTGCTAGGAAAGTCTGTCACACCAGTGTCAGACTACAGGCAGCTGAGGGTTACATTGCCTGACACTCGCTTATATGAACGGCGTGAGTTGAGGATCACTGACATCCGTCCGAAGAACAGGGTTATGATTGCGCTTGGAAGCGTATACATGCCAAAAGAGCTCGGTTTGTTCCGAATCACGTTCATTCCCGGGACGGAAGCCTTGGGAAAAGGATTAGAGCGGCTGTTGAGTTCCATCGCAGAGGCTGAGGCGGAAATTCATGGGAAATGAAGGACTATGCCGTTTGAAGTATAGTGAAGCGCATTGATTGCTATCTCGGTCCGTAAACCACACACATTCACCACTTTTCACCAGCCTTGTCGGCCTTTACCGTCCCACAATCCCCTTTGCTCCTTGGATGGCTGCCTGTGGTGCTGTCATCTTTACTTGGCTACCTAGGTCGCACTCTCtagatatttctattttctcATCGTCTGTGTTATCGTGATCACGATCAAGTCCAATAACCTCGGACCATCTTTGCTATTTATAGGATAGTCCGGACAGGGGATCCCTTCTCGCCTCTGGCCGCGATAATGACTTGGTCGCATTAGGGCATAGTACACAGTTACACAATAGGACAAACCCTGGCAGATTGCAGgttcccctctctctttggGTAACGATAGGACCAACTGGAAGATCAGGCTGAGAGCCGGACTAAACACAGACCCACGGCGAAGGCGGGCGCAGACATGAATGGTGCAACCAGGGATTCTAGATCGAAGCGACCCCACCAAGGGAGATTAAAATCATAACAAGCATATCCCAATAGTATCTAGCTAGGTAGCTAACCAAGTGACTACTGTGTGGCACAGTCGCGCACCAGCTGAATGAGCCACGACCCTGGTTCCCACACAGCCAGCATCCCGACGGGCCCTTCACCCGAGCCTCACACCAACAAGGACCCCAACCGATCGCAAATGGCCCCCAATTCACTAAATTGAAGCCAACTCATCTGGCGGACAAAACAACAGGGATTAGCTGGACTAGCTGGTTTAAATGCCCATCCGCCATGCACCGCCCCTTAAAGACCGTTGGCCCAGGAAGCCTTTCCTCCTCACATTTTCCCTCCAAGAAAAACAAACCCCCAAACTGTCTGCATCTGACCTCAGCCAACCATGGCTGCCAGGTCGTCGGATGGGCTTCGTCTCCTGTCCGATGTCAACATCCCGGACGCAAGATTGCATGACGACTCATCCGGCGAGGACGATAAAAGCGTAATCGATCTGCGCGATCTCGGTCCGGGGCCACGCGATTCATTTCGTAGTGACTTGACCGATACACCACCCAAAGGTGTCGATCATGGCGATCAACCTCATTCTCTACCACTGCCGACCAATAAATCCAGGCGTCGGTGTTCGGGTCTCTTCGTCACTCTTATTGTGCTGGGCGTGTACACTACCATCCTGTCcggtgtcttcttcgtcgtcgcgTGTATCAAGCCCTACTATGGCAGTCTGATCGGCAACAATGCCAGGCTCACTGCCTCGTCCGCATCCTTGCTGAGCGCCCTGTTGGCCAAAACAATCGAGCTCTCCTATGTCACAGTTTGTGTTGCATTCCTGGGCCAGCTGTTGAGTCGGCGCGCTCTCGCGCATGGGTCAGAGGGCGTCAGCATCGCTGACATGGCGCTGCGAACCTGGATCACGCAGCCGGGGTCGCTGCTGATGCAGTGGGATGTGCTGCGCTATGTCGGGTGGACGACACTTGGTGGGTTGACGCTGATTGTTGCTCTGGTTGCAATGCTGTacaccactgctgctgaagCCCTAGGTTGGTCACTCTATCCCTTAATTAATCATGGGAGACTCACTTTCTGACCGTCTGCGTTCTCTTGACGGTAGTATCTCCAAGCTTGGTCATGGGCCCCATCCAGCCCCGACTTCTGCAGGGAAATGTCTTCACTGAATACTCCAACCCCTATTACTTGGAAGATGCCTGTCAGACTCCAATCACAGTCGATGTTGACCCGACACACTGGAATGAGACCTgtctggagatggagatagcCGGCCGCTCATACCACGACTACTATCAATACCTGCAAGGTTGGGCCGAAATGCTGAAAGCCGGAAATAGCACCTCAACCGCCCTCGCTTATCGCCCGCAGCCACATGCCTTGCTATACGACAACACAACAGTGACCGGTCGCTGGATCGAAGTCGTCAACACAACCGCCCTATCCGAACAACATGGTCGCGTCGTCAATAACGTCACCGCCGCCTACCCACACGGAGGCCTCTTCGCCGCTGCACGCAACCCCGCAAATAAGATCCAACAGCCTATTGACATGTCTGGAGAGGGCAAGTACATCATCCAAGCCTCTCTTCCATCGCCTGCTATTAATGTGATGTGCGTCGGCATGTCGCATGACGAGCTGAAACCCCTCATCTACACCGAGTGGCCCAACCATAAGCCCTTCAATGCATCGACGTGGGCAACCGCCGCACCAACATACTCAATCAACACAAACCGCACCGTCGTCGATGACCTCTTCGGCTTcagagaagaccaaggcgCCCCtgtcttccccatctaccCCAAAGCTTACAACACCATCCTAAACCCCAAAGTCGACAACACGAGCTCCATCTACATACTAGGCAGTGCTCCTCCAGGTCACGACCCGAAATACGTCCTCTGCGGACTGCGCGGGAAGCTTTCAGGTCGCTGCTCAGCGCAGTACCAGGTCGATCCGAGCGGCGGGGATTTGAGCTCACGCTGCGAAGACGCTGCTGACAGGCTGCAGTACAACCGGATACATCCTAACACGTCGGAGGATCAATACCTGATAAATTGGAAAAGCGTGGCATGGGAGTGGGCCGACACGGTGACTCTCGCGTCAGGCATCCAGGGTGACGACGCCGCTATTGAACGCACGCTGATGGAGTTGGTTCCGAGCTTCGATAACACCACTAATAGTTCTTCGCTGGATCCTCGACTTCCCTCGCTCAGTGAGGCTTTGGCCGTCTTAGCAGGGAGTACCGCCCTCCTCGGTAGCCAGTACTCTGCATTTGTTCCCGATTGGAATTACTCCACCCCCAGTCTAGATAACCCTGTCGTGCAGGTGTTCAATGCGACACTGCAGTCCGCCGGCTATGCGTCCGGCCGGACGAGTGACTGGCAGCAGGTGTTCTATGTTATTCTCGCTGTGGTCTTCCTGACGAACATCATGTGTCTTGGGTTCATTCTCTTCCAGGGACGCGGGCAGTTAGTGACAGATTTTACGGAACCACCGAATCTGTTCGCTTTAGCTGTGAATAGCCCGGGAACTGTGCATGCGTTCTCTGGAGCGCAGCTGGGAGCAGCGGGGACCCCGCGTTTGCGCGATCGATGGCATGTCGATATGCGCGAGGAGAGCGGGCATTATTATATTCGTACCCACGGACAGTTGCAGCATTTTGAGGATAGGGCGGCGAACTAATGgatatgatgtgatgatgtgaggGTGGCTGGATCTTTCACTTATATTTACTGCATCGCAGGTGTTGGCGAATAGCGTTTATTGCATTGGACAAATAGTATTGTAATAATGAATCAAGATCACAGACGAGTTAGCCCTAATCATGTGCGATGTCTTAGCATAAAATTTATTTGTCGTGCCTCTTACTGACGCTGAAGGATAAACCCCTAGAACAAAAACCTCGGTTAAAATATTAgagtcagccagccaaagATCTTCAGGAATCCCCAAAGATATCGCGGACGGCGGATGGGTAGGTATGCAAGGGTGGCCCGCGGGGCTGGTTCTGCCATTCGTATTCTCGGACAATAACCATGAGATCAATCCTGAGGCACCGCGGATAGATGAGGAGGTGAAATCATCGTTCGTCCGAGCGCCCGGAGCCGAATAAGGACATTTCTAGCGATATACCGGACATGCTACGGACGACGACCTGGCTAGTCTCCGAGAATCatagattattattgaaTCGTCTATCAATGCGAGTGTCACGATTAGGAGAGTTCCATAGCTGTGGAGAGAATGATGTTTGCTGGGGGTCCCTCGAGAAGCTTAAAGACCGCGATttcagaaaagaaatagagagGAATTGTTGGTCCTGATAGCGGCATTCCAATGGTGGATCGAGATGAGGCGGGCTGACAACTCGATAACTCCAATGCAGGGTTGCATGCTCGTTTGAAGAGCTCTGTTGGTATATTAAATTCCAGTGAAAGTCCTTCAATGCAAGTAGTCAGCTATTTAGCATCATAGGGCATTGGTTGGACCCTTGACCATTGTTGCTTTTGTTGCGAACTCTAATAAGCACCAGAAAGATGTGCTGTTATGCTACTATTGAATAATTCAATGCAGGAGTGGTGTCTCATTGGCCGGCAACCTACATATGCCGCATATCTCTATCCATTCGGGTTGTTTACAACGATAGTCAATGATAGTCTGCAATGCCAACCTCCACAAACTGTCACACCGACGAGAACCATCACAAATGTCCCGTAACAGTTATCTTCACCTGTAGATTGTGCTGAGATAGCTTCCTATTTCCAGCTTATAATATAGCCAGTATCTTCTGTAGTCTGTCTTCCTTTATCCGGCAACCCCCCAACATAGGTGCCCGTCCGTATCGATACTGTGCTTTTCTATGGAGAAAGGACGGCATGACACCCAGCTCATCATGGATCGGAGAATTGATAGTTGTCCAACCCTGCATTCCGCTTGGGAGAAGATCGACAGGAAATCTGCATTCCGCCAGCTCATCCTTGTCCACCCCTTGCGTCATTCATCGCTTACCTTTAACATCCTCAGCTCAGCCTCACCTGGTCCTCTGAGATATAGTCAAGCTTCATAGCTGCAGATCCCCCTCAAGGACTGTATACTGTTATTCCCACAACATCAGATTTCTAACGCAACAGGCAGTCTAGTTGCTCCACCCCGGAGCAAGATGGACTCGCCAGAAAGCGCACCCCCAGGGCACGGGGATCATCTCCCGGGAACCGCGATAATGCACGATAATGATCCCCACCTGGTTCACGGATCTAAAACTGCGATAGTGTGAGCGGTGTTTCTCGAGCCTAAATGTACAGCAGTAGCTCACCTCCATAAGTCTCGTCCCTCAGCCATCAGAAGATCCCCACGATCCGCTCAACTGGGCGCCGAAATGGAAGTGTAAGTTTCACAGAACAACCCACTCAATAAGACACGCTCATTATTCCCCACGACAGACTTGGCTATAATGTCCCAGCTCGTGACCAACTTCGTATCAACAGCGTCCGCATTATCCATGAGCCCAATGTTTCCTGCCTTCTCCGATACCTTTGATCTGAATAACACCCAACTTCTGCTCATCACTGGCGTGTGTATCCTGTCGTTTGCCTATGTCAATTTGATCATCGTTCCATGTGCCAATATCTTCGGACGTCGGTTTGTTTTCATCGCGTTCTTGTCGCTCAGCGTCGCCTCTTATGTCTGGGAGGCTCTCGCCTCCTCCTATACGAGTTTCATTGTGGCTCGAGTCGTAAACGGAGCAGGGGCTGCGGTCTGCGAGACCGTGCCCATGCAGACTGTTGCGgatcttttcttcctgtatGAGCGAGGACGATGGACTGTAGCTTTCTTGTATGTTGGACGACTGACAAAACACAAGGGCTATTCAGCTGACAAAACAATTATAGTACCGCGGCCTCGTTTGGC includes the following:
- a CDS encoding uncharacterized protein (COG:C,H;~EggNog:ENOG410Q2BI;~InterPro:IPR036188,IPR002938,IPR036249,IPR038220, IPR012941;~PFAM:PF07976,PF01494;~go_function: GO:0071949 - FAD binding [Evidence IEA]): MTRHPLAMAPYSSPSTTDLLIIGAGPAGLMAACWASQYTNMTTRIIDKYPSRTATGHADGIQSRTLEILESFGVVDPIIRKGVQHAEMCFWGYDKHTSGITRHKMDSAQTDKSRYNMVLLNQGIIEQIILDYLGLEQEGRVEVEYGKQAETLELLEEGEDEYPVVVGVKRVGQNGANGHCSDVETIRARYVIGCDGARSWTREQLQVPMRVCSGDTTWGVVDIAPITDFPDIRQSCAIHAGDRGSIMTAPRENRLVRFYIYPKGDGRLSVEGKDRSEVSLDEIVGAMAKVMKPYSLTYKHCDWWSIYKIGQRLVETYRPHDRIFLAGDAAHTHSPKGGQGLNVSMQDTYNLTWKLCSVITGEASPSILDTYELERRPVGEELLKLDTELVKAYEQDTSVTEGVERVRGQYIDFMTGTGVTYGSNDLITGKKADTSVAKNIKIGMRLSSYPVVGQADGISMQLVSRLTSNGAWRLLVFPGDLREPSNQSRLANFANQFNEQPHLPCLHKDLKSNRCCPLLETIVVHPSPRTSVNLLDLPEIFHPFDETWGWDYSRVFADDGSYGEACGHAYARYGIREETGCLVLCRPDQHVAWLGSLGDVEALDQYFGPFVGRK
- a CDS encoding uncharacterized protein (COG:S;~EggNog:ENOG410PFQ6;~TransMembrane:4 (i83-111o131-153i191-211o648-669i)); the encoded protein is MAARSSDGLRLLSDVNIPDARLHDDSSGEDDKSVIDLRDLGPGPRDSFRSDLTDTPPKGVDHGDQPHSLPLPTNKSRRRCSGLFVTLIVLGVYTTILSGVFFVVACIKPYYGSLIGNNARLTASSASLLSALLAKTIELSYVTVCVAFLGQLLSRRALAHGSEGVSIADMALRTWITQPGSLLMQWDVLRYVGWTTLGGLTLIVALVAMLYTTAAEALVSPSLVMGPIQPRLLQGNVFTEYSNPYYLEDACQTPITVDVDPTHWNETCLEMEIAGRSYHDYYQYLQGWAEMLKAGNSTSTALAYRPQPHALLYDNTTVTGRWIEVVNTTALSEQHGRVVNNVTAAYPHGGLFAAARNPANKIQQPIDMSGEGKYIIQASLPSPAINVMCVGMSHDELKPLIYTEWPNHKPFNASTWATAAPTYSINTNRTVVDDLFGFREDQGAPVFPIYPKAYNTILNPKVDNTSSIYILGSAPPGHDPKYVLCGLRGKLSGRCSAQYQVDPSGGDLSSRCEDAADRLQYNRIHPNTSEDQYLINWKSVAWEWADTVTLASGIQGDDAAIERTLMELVPSFDNTTNSSSLDPRLPSLSEALAVLAGSTALLGSQYSAFVPDWNYSTPSLDNPVVQVFNATLQSAGYASGRTSDWQQVFYVILAVVFLTNIMCLGFILFQGRGQLVTDFTEPPNLFALAVNSPGTVHAFSGAQLGAAGTPRLRDRWHVDMREESGHYYIRTHGQLQHFEDRAAN
- a CDS encoding uncharacterized protein (TransMembrane:1 (o42-63i)), translating into MTSAQPDSYAKGPTLESDAPMNPGYQLPTELHWVNWSWRRSLLYMAGGILIGALVGLIVGLIVRFA